GGATCTCGGTCGACGGCGAAGTCGAACACGAGCAGCCGGGCACGCTGCTGGCCGTGGGCAACACCGGCAGCTACGGTGGCGGCATGCCGATCTGCCCCGACGCCCGAGCCGACGACGGGCGGCTCGACGTCGTGCACGTCGCACCGCTCACCCGACTGCGGCTGCTCCGGCTGTTCCCGCTGCTGCTGCGCGGAACCCACCTGCGTCGGCCGGAGGTGCAGCGCCGGCGGGCCGGCTCGGTGCGGGTGTCGGCACCCGACCTGGTCGTGTACGCCGACGGCGAGCGCGTCGGCGCGGGGGAGTGCTCGATCGGCGTCCGCCCGGCCGCCGTGACGATGATGATCCCGAGGGAGTGAGCGCATGCCGTATGACGAGGACGTCGTGATCGTGGGATCGGGCTTCGGCGGATCCGTCGCCGCGCTGCGCCTGTCCGAGAAGGGGTACCGCGTCCGCGTGTTCGAGGCGGGTCGGCGCTTCGAGGACCACGACTTCGCGAAGACGTCATGGGACGTGCGTCGCTACCTGTGGGCGCCGAGACTCGGGTGCTTCGGTGTGCAGCGCATCCACCGCCTGCCGCATGTCATGATCCTCGCCGGTGCGGGCGTGGGCGGCGGATCTCTGAACTACGCGAACACCCTCTACGAGCCGCCGCCGACGTTCTTCGCCGATCGCAACTGGCCTGCCGGCGTGGACTGGCAGGGCGAGCTCGCCCCGCACTACGCCACGGCGACGCGCATGCTCGGTGTCGTCGACGAGTACCCGCACACCGGCCCTGTCGAGCGGATCATGGCCGGCGCCGCACAGGACCTCGGCGTGGGAGACACCTTCCGACGCGCTCCGGTCGGGGTCTTCCTGGGCATGCCGGGGGTGCGGGTGCCGGATCCGTTCTTCGACGGGGAGGGACCGGATCGCACCGGATGCACCCTGTGCGGCAACTGCATGATCGGCTGCCGGGTCGGAGCGAAGAACACGCTCGTGAAGAACTATCTCGCCCTCGCCGAGCGACGCGGTGCGCGGATCGACGAGATGCGCACCGTCGTCGACGTCCGTGAGGATCCGCGGGGCGGATTCCTCGTCACGACCGAGCGCTCGGGCGCCTGGCTGCGCCGCAGAAGGCAGACTGTCCAGGCCGAGCAGGTGGTCCTGGCGGCAGGCACATGGGGTACGCAGCAGCTGCTGCACCGCATGCGTGCATCGGGCGCGCTGCCGCGCATCTCGGATGCCGTGGGCCAGATCACCCGCACCAACTCGGAGGCGCTGGACGGTGCTGTGGCGACGAGGGTGCCGGATGCCGCGGGCTACGCGCACGGTGTGGCCATCACCACCTCGTTCCACGTCGACGAGCGCACGCACGTCGAGAACGTGCGCTACGGCCCCGGCTCGAATCTGATGGGCGGCGCCCTCGCCACCGTCCTCGTCCCCGGAGACCAGTCGGTGGCCGGACGGCTCGTCTCGCTGATCGGCGCGCTCGCCAGGCATCCGCTCCGCCAGCTGCGCCTTGCCGGGCTGCACCGCTGGAGCGAGCGCGGCATCATCGCACTGGTGATGCAGACCGCGGACAACTCGCTCACGCTCTCGCTGCGCCGGCGGTTCGGCCGTGACGTGCTCACCAGCCGGCAGGGGCACGGCGAGCCCAACCCCTCGCACCTGCCCGAGGCGCATAGAGCAGTCGCGGCGATCGCACGCCGGATGCAGCAGGAGACCGGTGTGCGCACCGAACCCCGCGGATCGTGGCCCGAGGTTTTCGGCATCCCGCTGACCGCGCACTTCCTGGGCGGTGCGGTGATCAGCGAGTCACCCGACCGCGGTGTCGTCGACCCGTGGAACCGGGTGTGGGGGCATCCCGGGATCCACGTCGTCGACGGAGCGGCCGTGCCGGCGAACCCGGGGGTGAACCCCTCGCTCACCATCACCGCTCTCGCAGAGCGCGCCTTCGCCCACTGGCCGCGCCGCGGCCACGAGGACCGCCGGCCGCCTCAGATGGGGTGAGCACGGGCCTGGAACGGCAGACAGGGGCCGCACCCGCAGGTGCGACCCCTGTCTGAGCCGGCATCGGCTCGCGCGAGTCAGCTGTTCGCGATCCCGCGGATCGGCGGGGTGTGGAACGTGCTGCCGAACACGCGCTCCGAGGCGCCCTCGCGATCGAGGTACGGCGAGGCACCGCCGTCGATGAACGGCCAGCCGGCGCCGAGGATCAGGCAGAGGTCGATGTCCTCGACCTCGGGCACGACACCCTCATCGAGCATGAGCCGGATCTCCTGCGCCAGGCCGTCCTGCACGCGCTGCAGGATGGTCTCGGCGGATGCCGGCGAGCTGCCGACATGGCCCTTGAGCACCTTCTCGGCGCCCTTGGTCCAGCCGGTCACGCGCCCGCCCTTGTCCTTCTCGACCACGGCATCCAACTCGGCGAGCGCGTGGAAGTTCTCGTTCGCGTAGAAGCGGTCGGGGAAGTGACGCACCATCGTGTCCTGCACGTGAGCCGCCACCTTCCAGCCGACCAGATCGATCAGCTGGAACGGCCCCATCGGCAGTCCGAGCGGCCCGAAGGCCTTCTCGACGTCTGCGATGGGAGTGCCCTCGTACACGGCCCGAGCCGCCTCGCCCATGACCTTCGCGAGCAGACGGTTCACGACGAAGCCGGGAGCATCGGCCGTGAGCACGGCGTTCTTTCCCAGGCCCTTCGCGACCACGAAGGCCGTCGACAGGGCTGCCTCCGAAGTCTGCGGCGTCTTCACGATCTCGATCAGCGGCATGACCGCGACCGGGTTGAAGAAGTGGAAGCCGACCAGGCGCTCGGGGTGGGCGAGCTGGGAGCCGATCTCCTCGACCGACAGCGACGAGGTGTTCGTGGCGAGGATCGCGTCCTCGGCGACGATCTTCTCGATCTCGCCGAACACCTGCTGCTTGACGCCGACCTCCTCGAACACGGCTTCGATGACGAAGTCGCAGTCGGCGTACTGGCTCTTGTCGGTCGTGCCGGTGACGAGCGAGCGCAGCTTGTTGGCGGTATCGCCGTCCAGGCGGCCCTTCTGCTCGAGCTTGCCGATCTCGTCGTGGATGTACGCCACGCCCTTGTCGACGCGCGCCTGGTCGAGGTCGGTGATCAGCACCGGGACCTGGAGCCTGCGCACGAACAGCAGGGCGAACTGGCTGGCCATCAGACCCGCGCCGATGATGCCGACCTTGGTGACCTTCTTCGCGAGCGCCTTGTCCGGTGCCCCGACGGGGCGCTTGGCGCGCTTCTGAACGAGGTCGAAGGCGTACATCGACGCGGCGAACTGATCGCCGGTGACGAGCTCGGCGAGAGCTTCGTCCTCACGGGCGAAGCCTTCGGCCTTCGTGCCGCTCTTCGCCTTCTCGAGCAGGTCGAGGGCGACGTAGGGCGAGCGGGGCACGGTGCCGATCTTCGACTCCAGCATGCCGCGGGCCATCTTGATCGCGATCGGCCACTTGACGGTGCGCTCGATCTTGCCCGGCTCGTTCCTGCGCTCGACCTTCTTCCCGCCGAGCACCGCGTCTGCCCATGCCAGCGAGCTCTCCAGGAAGGTGGATGCCGGGAAGATGGCGTCCATCAGCCCGAGCTCGAACGCCTGCTGCGGCTTGAGCATGCGGTTCTGCTTGAGCGGGTTGGAGACGACGACCTCGAGAGCGTTCTCGATGCCGATGAGGTTCGGCACCAGGTAGGCGCCGCCCCAGCCGGGGATGATGCCGAGGAAGACCTCCGGCAGGGCGAGAGCCGCAGCGGATGCGTCGACCGTGCGATAGGTCGAGTTCAGCGCGATCTCCATTCCGCCGCCGAGCGCGAGTCCGTTGACGAACGCGAACGACGGCACTCCCAGCTCGGACAGCGAGCCGAGCACCTTGTGTCCGAGCTGCGCGATCAGGCGGGCGTTGTCCTTCGAGCCCACCCGGCTGATGTCGGAGAGGTCGGCGCCGGCGGCGAGGATGTACTGCTTGCCGGTGATGCCCACCGCCTGGATCTCGCCCGCGGCCGCGCGAGCTCGGAGCGAGTCGAGCGTCTCGCCGAGCTCGGTGAGTGTTGCGGGGCCCAGCGTGTTCGGCCTGGTGTGGTCGCGACCGTTGTCGAGCGTGATGAGTGCGAGCACCTTGCCCGATGCGAGGCGGATGTCGCGCACGGGGGAGTGCGTGACGACCTCGTCGTCGGAGAGGGCGGAGAGCGGCGTGAAGTCGACGCCGACGTACTGGTTCCTGATCGTCTCGGCCATCGCGGTCACTTCCTCTTCTTGCCGTCGTAGAACGGGTTCTCCCAGATGACCGAGCCGCCCTGGCCGAGGCCGACGCACATGGCGGTCAGGCCGTAGCGCACGTCGGGACGCTCGGCGAACTGCGCCGCCAGCTGGATCATCAGTCGGACTCCGGATGCCGCGAGCGGGTGTCCCAGCGCGATCGCGCCGCCCCACTGGTTGACGCGCGGGTCGTCGTCGGCGATCCCGAAGTGGTCGAGCAGGGAGATCACCTGGATGGCGAAGGCCTCGTTCAGCTCGAACAGCCCGATGTCGGAGATGTCGAGGCCCGCCTTCTTCAGCGCCTTCTCGGTCGACGGGATGGGGCCGATGCCCATGATCTCGGGCTGCACCCCCGCGAAGGCGAACGAGACCATCTTCATCTTCGGGGTCAGCCCGAACTCCTTCACCGCGCCGCCGCCGGCCAGCAGCGACATGGTCGCGCCGTCGGTGAGGGGCGAGGAGGTGCCGGCGGTCACGCGCCCGTGCGGACGGAACGGCGTCTTCAGCGCGGCGAGATCCTCCATCGTGGTCTGCGGGCGACGCCCCTCGTCCTCGGTGGCCAGACCCCAGGCGCCGTCGGCGCCCTTGATCGCGACCGGCACGAGGTCGGGCTGGATCTTGCCCGCGTCGTACGCGGCCTGCACCTTGTGCTGGCTGAGCATGCCGAAGCGGTCGGAGCGCTCCTTGGTGAGGTGCGGGAAGCGGTCGAAGATGCGCTCTGCGGTGACGCCCATGTTGAGTGCGCCGGGGTCGACCATCTTCTCGGCGACGAAACGCGGGTTCGGGTCGGCGTTGCCGCCGATGGGGTGGTGGCCCATGTGCTCCACGCCGCCGGCGAGGGCGAAGTCGTACATGCCGACACCGATCGACGCCGCCATCGTGGTGACGCTGGTCATCGCGCCTGCGCACATGCGCTCGACGGCGAGGCCCGGCACGGTCTGCGGGAGGCCCGCGAGGATGGCGACCGACCGGCCGAGCGTGAGGCCCTGGTCGCCGGTCTGCGAGGTCGCCGCGATCGCGACGTCGTCGATGCGGTCGGCCGGCACGGCGGCGTTGCGCTCCATCAGGCCGATGGTCGCCTTGACGGCGAGGTCATCAGCGCGGGTGTTCCAGTACATGCCCTTTTCGCCGGCGCGCCCGAAGGGGGTGCGCACTCCATCGACGAAGTAGACGTCCGAGATCTCGGCCACTCTGCCTCCATAGGTTGGGGTTCTCGTCCAGCCTAGGAGCGCGGTATGACCGCCTGGAATCGGTTGGATCGAACCTACGAAGCGGTCGGGAACCCCTCGACGGCTGTTTGCGGCCCCTCTACAAACGCATCCACGATCTTCTGTGCGGTATGCGCAACCTGCCATGGCCGAGCGCCGAGGTCGATGAGCGCGGCCGAGATCGA
The window above is part of the Microbacterium sp. nov. GSS16 genome. Proteins encoded here:
- a CDS encoding thiolase family protein → MAEISDVYFVDGVRTPFGRAGEKGMYWNTRADDLAVKATIGLMERNAAVPADRIDDVAIAATSQTGDQGLTLGRSVAILAGLPQTVPGLAVERMCAGAMTSVTTMAASIGVGMYDFALAGGVEHMGHHPIGGNADPNPRFVAEKMVDPGALNMGVTAERIFDRFPHLTKERSDRFGMLSQHKVQAAYDAGKIQPDLVPVAIKGADGAWGLATEDEGRRPQTTMEDLAALKTPFRPHGRVTAGTSSPLTDGATMSLLAGGGAVKEFGLTPKMKMVSFAFAGVQPEIMGIGPIPSTEKALKKAGLDISDIGLFELNEAFAIQVISLLDHFGIADDDPRVNQWGGAIALGHPLAASGVRLMIQLAAQFAERPDVRYGLTAMCVGLGQGGSVIWENPFYDGKKRK
- a CDS encoding GMC oxidoreductase translates to MPYDEDVVIVGSGFGGSVAALRLSEKGYRVRVFEAGRRFEDHDFAKTSWDVRRYLWAPRLGCFGVQRIHRLPHVMILAGAGVGGGSLNYANTLYEPPPTFFADRNWPAGVDWQGELAPHYATATRMLGVVDEYPHTGPVERIMAGAAQDLGVGDTFRRAPVGVFLGMPGVRVPDPFFDGEGPDRTGCTLCGNCMIGCRVGAKNTLVKNYLALAERRGARIDEMRTVVDVREDPRGGFLVTTERSGAWLRRRRQTVQAEQVVLAAGTWGTQQLLHRMRASGALPRISDAVGQITRTNSEALDGAVATRVPDAAGYAHGVAITTSFHVDERTHVENVRYGPGSNLMGGALATVLVPGDQSVAGRLVSLIGALARHPLRQLRLAGLHRWSERGIIALVMQTADNSLTLSLRRRFGRDVLTSRQGHGEPNPSHLPEAHRAVAAIARRMQQETGVRTEPRGSWPEVFGIPLTAHFLGGAVISESPDRGVVDPWNRVWGHPGIHVVDGAAVPANPGVNPSLTITALAERAFAHWPRRGHEDRRPPQMG
- a CDS encoding 3-hydroxyacyl-CoA dehydrogenase NAD-binding domain-containing protein, producing the protein MAETIRNQYVGVDFTPLSALSDDEVVTHSPVRDIRLASGKVLALITLDNGRDHTRPNTLGPATLTELGETLDSLRARAAAGEIQAVGITGKQYILAAGADLSDISRVGSKDNARLIAQLGHKVLGSLSELGVPSFAFVNGLALGGGMEIALNSTYRTVDASAAALALPEVFLGIIPGWGGAYLVPNLIGIENALEVVVSNPLKQNRMLKPQQAFELGLMDAIFPASTFLESSLAWADAVLGGKKVERRNEPGKIERTVKWPIAIKMARGMLESKIGTVPRSPYVALDLLEKAKSGTKAEGFAREDEALAELVTGDQFAASMYAFDLVQKRAKRPVGAPDKALAKKVTKVGIIGAGLMASQFALLFVRRLQVPVLITDLDQARVDKGVAYIHDEIGKLEQKGRLDGDTANKLRSLVTGTTDKSQYADCDFVIEAVFEEVGVKQQVFGEIEKIVAEDAILATNTSSLSVEEIGSQLAHPERLVGFHFFNPVAVMPLIEIVKTPQTSEAALSTAFVVAKGLGKNAVLTADAPGFVVNRLLAKVMGEAARAVYEGTPIADVEKAFGPLGLPMGPFQLIDLVGWKVAAHVQDTMVRHFPDRFYANENFHALAELDAVVEKDKGGRVTGWTKGAEKVLKGHVGSSPASAETILQRVQDGLAQEIRLMLDEGVVPEVEDIDLCLILGAGWPFIDGGASPYLDREGASERVFGSTFHTPPIRGIANS